In Asterias amurensis chromosome 4, ASM3211899v1, one genomic interval encodes:
- the LOC139936576 gene encoding uncharacterized protein, with protein sequence MRSVGSLKLKQMMSLLEHELNQSNQLMSMHHTISEKKDVIYQTDDEVYEDVVVRKLYHEIDEVDRETDSIKNEINHHTKYGRQGTKQAVDCGARGTHWLQLQPEVKRDG encoded by the exons ATGAGGAGTGTTGGGAGTCTAAAGCTGAAGCAGATGATGTCACTGCTGGAGCATGAACTAAACCAAAGTAATCAG TTAATGTCAATGCATCATACCATCAGCGAGAAGAAGGATGTGATCTACCAGACTGATGATGAAGTATATGAAGATGTGGTGGTGAGGAAACTGTATCACGAAATTGATGAG GTTGACAGAGAAACTGATAGTATCAAGAATGAGATAAATCACCACACTAAGTATGGTCGTCAGGGAACCAAGCAGGCTGTGGACTGTGGTGCCAGGGGTACTCATTGGTTGCAACTCCAGCCAGAAGTCAAACGAGATGGCTGA